Within the Gorilla gorilla gorilla isolate KB3781 chromosome 15, NHGRI_mGorGor1-v2.1_pri, whole genome shotgun sequence genome, the region CCCGCCTCTGCTCCCAGCTCCAAGCAGGCTCCCCAGCCTGAGGTGCACGGCCAGGGGCAGACTCTGTCCCTCTGtgagcctcaggttcctcatctgtgaaatgggcaaaTGACACCCCCTAACTTTGTTGTCACAGTCGGTGATCTGTGTCAGGCATCGAgctgggcacacagtaggtgcttactaAGTGTGAGTTCTCCCAAACAAGAAGGCGGGGCCTGGCTTGTCCTTCCCCACATCCCGGCCTCCGTCCTCTTGATAGCGGTGGATGCAGCATGTGCCGAACCGTTCTCTTCACAACACCCCTGCCCTGCTGGGTGCCAGCCCCCATGCCAAGCATGAAGGGGCACCAGGGAGAGAGAGGCGAGTGGAGGCTGGGACAGATGGCACCCTGAAGTGTGGGTCAAGTCCGAATCAGGCAGGGTCCCTGAACCCTGGCGCTGGGGGAAGTCGCCGACCTGTGGCCAGGGCGGGGCTGATAAGCTCCATCAATCACTTGACTGTCTCTCCTTCCTCGGGCTCCATCCAGCTGCTTAGCCGCCTCTGGGAACCTCAAGGAAGGTAGGTAGGCTGCAGCTGGGCCCAGCAGGCACCTTGCTGGAGGGCGAGGGTGGGTGGGGGTCTGGGCCCTGCCCACCTTGGTGTCGTTCCACCCCAGCAAACTAGGGCCTGGGGAGGCACACTTCCTGCCCGATGTCACCCAAGGGTTGGGTGGTGGGTCAGGCGGGTGCTTTGGTCCTGGCACTTGGGTGGGGGGCCCTGGGGCTGGGCTAGGGGCAGGTCCAGCCCTTCTTTGGCCCCAGTTTCTCCCAGAGGAAAGTGAGGCTTTGCCGGCCTAATGCCCTCCCCCACCCATGGCCCAGCTTGTGCaatggggtgggtgggaggcCCCTCCTCTCTCCCAACCTAAAGCCAGGAAAGCAAACACAGCTCCTAACGCTGGAAGGGGGTGTGGGTGGAGCCTGGCAGGCCAGGGTGCTGAGGGCCCTGGGGGAGCAGGAGCAGCCGCAGCTCAGCCACCCCCATGTCCCTGGGACACCCCCTCCATTCCCTGTGTTGGGGAGGGGCCAGCGCACGCTAtggtggagagggagaggagtcgggggaggaggagaggcaatGCGTGGGAAACAGCATTGAGAACCCCCCCAGTCCCTGGTTAAATATAGACCCGAGGCTCCTCCTTCTGCCGCCCCTGTGGCTGCATGGCCATGATAAGCCACAGGGTGGCCTTGGCCACTGCCCTCAGGCCCCACACCTCCTCGGCAGGCTCTGTGACACCCAGGGAAGAGGGTGGGCTCCCATGGGGGTCCCTGCACTCCCTGTTGAGCCAAAGTAGTCAGGCCTTTTGGGCTGAAGGCGGGTGAGCTGAGGGACCTGGAGGGCAGTGAAGGagctggtgggggctggggggagggttTTAGGCCTCAGGACCTAACATCTGGGAAGGCCTAGATGTGGCTGCTGGTCCTGCCCTCGGGTGTTGTGAGCTGTGGTCTGGACTGGGCCCCAGAACCTGCATGTCAGTGCCTTCCTCCAATTCTAATGGGAGGGTCTGGCCTGGCAGAGGCCGAGTGACGGTGGGCACCTGCGGAGACCCTTTTTGGGGGATGATCTCAGGAAAGGCTCCTGATGGAAGCAGCTGTCTATATCTCCGTGCCCAGTTGCGGCCTGGCACACTGAGGGCTCTCGCCAAGAGAGTGGCCTGGTGATGCTTCCTTTTGACAGCCTGAGGGCTGCCTCCTCTGGAGAGCCTTCCTTGACCAAGCCCCTGGGTGTGGCCAGGCCCCACAGGTCCACAACAGGTTTCTGCATCTGCTCCTATGGCCACTCCTTCTTGCCCCCAGCTCTCCTGCTGCCAAGATGCCATCACCACAGACAGACACTCCTGGGCCGGAGCTGCAGAGTCCCAAGGAGGCTGAGGAGCCACAGACTCCAGCTCAGGGCTCCCGGCGAACAAGCAGCAGGAAAGAGCCCAATGCCCACTGCAAGGATGGCACGAGGCTGGGCCTGGGCTCCCTGAGGCAGGCCTTCTCCCGGGCCAGCCAGCGGGCTTTGACCCAGGTCTCCAAGGAGGATACGGGCCTGTTCCGGCGAAGCTCCTGCTCCCTGTTCCGGTCCTTCCGGCAAGCCCTGGATGAGGGCCCAGCTACCGGCCATTCCCAGGCCACTCCTGAGGTGCCCTCGGGGGTCCTGAATGGTGTCAGCCAGCAGGCATCCACTGGGGCAGCGTCTGAGGGACTGAACCCCGAGGCAGGTAAGGGCCTCAGAAACAACACTAAGCATGAAAGGAAACGGGCCAGAGGTCAGGGCAGCTCAGCTGAGGCTTCCGGAAAGGCTGTCCTCCCTAGCTCCCCAAACCCTGCCCCTGAACAtgtgcaattatttatttatttgagacagggtctccactctgtcacccaggctggcatgcagtggtgcaatcacagctcactgcgaccttggcctcctgggctcaagcgatcctcccacctcaactttctgagtagctgggactacaggtgtaagccactgcacccggctaatttttttttttttttttttttttgagactgactctcactctatcacccaggctggagtgcagtgacgcaatcttggctcactgcaacctccacctcccgggttcaagtgattcttctgcctcaggcccccaagtcactaggactacaggtgcgtgccaacacacctggttaaatttttttttgcatttttagtaagacggggtttcaccatattggccagcctggtcttgagctcctgacctcgtgatctgccccctcaccctcccaaagtgctgggattacaggcgtgagccactgtgcctggcctaattttttaaatttgtttttatttttttgtagagatatggtcttgctatgttgcccaggctggtctcaaactcctgagctcacccaatcctcctgccttggcttcctgaagtgctgggattacaggcgtgagccaccatgcccagctggacaATTGCACTTTAAATTCTTGCAGCATCTCTGCAATGGGAGCCCCCCCATTGggcagatgagaaaagtgaggctcagagaggtggagtGACTTGCCTCAAGTCTCACAGCGTGGAGAatgggacttgaacccagataTGCATGGCCCTAGATCCCCACCTCTCCATGGCCTTTCACAGCCTGGCTCCTGGTCAAACTAGGGCCATGCACACAGCTGATCACAGGGTTGCAGAGGGTGCAAGGCTCGCAGAGGTACCAGGAGGGGAGGTCAGGGGGATTGCCCAGAGGAGGATACACTGGAGTGGGAAGAGGGGGACATGGAGGTGGAGAGCTCTTGTCGGGTGGAGGCTGGCGGAGAGTGGGGAGCAGCAGGAATGTAAAGCTGGACACGGGCAGGACACGCCCTGCCTGAGCTCCGACCCTATTAGACCTGCAATCAGGGCTGAGCATGAGGCTATCAGGTCCGGCTCAGCCGGGAGTGGAAGGTGGGTGTGGGATCCAGGCGGAAGGTGGGTGTGGGATCCAGGCGGAAGGTAGGGGTTGACCCAAATTGCTCTGTTCAGCCAGGCTTGGGGCCCCAGGTTCTGCCTCTTCAAAGGTGACTCTAAGGGAGGGCTCCTGGCAGCTGGGGCCTCTTGTTCCTGGGGCAGGCCTTCAGCTGTGCTGGGGCATCTGGCAGAGGCCAGACAATCCAGCCCCGATGGATTGAGCCGTGGCCTGCAGGTCTTCGTCCAGGTTGGGGTCTTGGGGCGGTCCCTCTCACCGCCCTTCTCGCCTGCCTGTGCAGAAGGCAAATCCGTGGCCGACCTCATTACTGAACGGCAACTGCTGGCGGCCTTCGAACAGCTTCTGCGCCTGGAGACGCTGCTGGTGGCCGAGAAGGCCTCGCGCACCTTTGAGCAGGACCCTACGGCCTTCGCGCGGCGCGCTATGGACGTGTGCCTGCATTACGACGGGCTGGCAGCCGAGATCGGCGCCATCGTACGCGAGACGCTGGACAGCGACGGTGTGGACGCGGCCGCGCTGGCCGAGCTGGCCCGCGTGGTGAGCGCGGAGGAGAAGGCCCACCCTTCTCCCCCCGACGACGGCGACTTCCTGCGCACGCCGCGCCGCTGGCGCCAGCACTGGGAGGAGGCGGTGCGGCGAAGCGCTCAGGAGCGCGTGCGGCGGCCGGGCGCGGGGTGGGCCTTCGGGGAGGCGGAGGGCGCGTCGGGTTTGGCCCAGTTTCTGGCCGAGCTGGGCAGCTTGGTTCGCCGCGACCTGCAGAAGGTGCGGCAGGAGGTGCAGCCCGCGTATGCGGAGGCCGGCTTCCCAGCGTGGGAGGTCTATCTGCGTGCCTTCCACAGCGCCGTGGCCCAGCGCCTCCAGGAGCTCGCGCGCGACGCCCGCGGCTGCGAGCAGCTCTATATCCTGCTGGACTGGGCCGCCAATGTCTACGGCAGGTGAGTCTCGGCCAGGGCGCCAAGTGGCGAGGACAGCTGCCGCTTCCCCCGCAGGCCTTGGGGAGCCGGCTTTGAGGAGCACCGGACCTTTCTTCTCTGTTCCCTCCCTGGGAGAGGGCTGAGAGCCGAGGGCTTCGACATGCTTTCCTCGGCGGGTTAGGCCGTGGGGCGCTCCCGCCCCAGGTTTTCTAGGGGTCACCCATACACAGTTCCAGAATTTGAAAAGTTTCCGCGGGGAGGTTCCCATGGGAGTAGGGCCTGTGCTGGTTCCACCAGGTGCCTTTGGGCGCATCAGAAAAGGGCACATcttggccaggcgccatggctcacgcctgtaatcccagcattttgggaggctgaggcggccgatcacctgaggtcaggagttcgaaatcagcctggccaacacggtgaaaccccgtctctacaaaaatacaaaaattagccgggcatggtgggtggcacgcacctgtaatctcagctattccggaggctgaggtaggagaatcgcttgaacccgggaggcggaggttgcagtgagccgaggtcgcgctattgcactccagcatgggcgacagagcaagactctgtctcaaaaaaaaaaaaaaaaaaaaagaaaaagaaaaagaaagaaaagaaaaaagaaaagggcacaCCGCTAGGCCAGACGGGCATCTGGGTTCAGGGTACAGCCTGCGGGGAGCGGCCACCTCCCGCTCTGTGCCTGGGATGAGGATGGATTGCCTTCCCCGCGGAGCGGTTCCCAGCCCCACCGGCAGGAGCGCCCACGGAGGTGGGGGAGGTCGCCTGAAGTCCCGCACTCCTTAAATTGCTCCTTAAATTGTGTGGGGTCAGACCTGTGTCCGCCCTGCTGTGGGCCTCCCTGCTGTGGGTTGGAGGGTGGCAGATTCCTGAGCTGTGTTTGAGGAGAGGGCGGAGTGCCATCTGGGTAGCCGTCCTTCAGCGTTCTGCAGGAAGGCAGGAACCCGGCTGTCAGAGGCTTCCGGGGAGGGGGTGTGGCATGGCAGCCtagaggcgtgtgtgtgtgtgtgtgtgtgcgtgcgtgcgtgcgtgcgtgtgtgtgtgtgtgtgtacagatgccCAGGTTCGGGATTGGCGTTAGACTTTGAGCCTGGCCAGAAGAGGGGCAGCGGCTGTCGCATCAGAGCCGCGCCCGcccccagccccctgccctgTCTTCCAGTCCTGACTTCCTGGGCGCCCCGGGGCTGGCGCTGCCCGCCGAGCCGCTGCCTCCGCTCCTGGCGCCGGACGTGTGGGCCCGACTGGAGAGCGACTACACCAGCTTCCTGGAGGTCAGGCCGGGCGGGTCAGGCTGGGCGGGCCAGGCTGGAGGGGGCGGGCCCTGGGGGGATGTGCGGCGCCCAGGCTATCGGCGGCCAGAGCTGGCTCTGGTTCATCCTGTGGCCCCCGGCGCGGGCTTGTGACCCGACAGGGCGGCCCTCATCCCGGACGGCGCGGGACGGGGTCTGGGAGGGTCTCACCACGGCCCATCCCTTCTCCCCCCAGGCCAAGATCGCAAGCTGCTTCGACAGCATCTTGCAGCTGGAGCAGAGTCACTGGGCGGCCGCCGAGGTCCCCGAGGTGCTGCAGGGCCTCTACCAGGCGCCGCTGTCCATGGACGTCCACATGGTGCGGCCCGGGAGCAGGGGCTGAGAAGGGGCGTCTGTTCAAGCCTCACGCACACGGTGGCGATATCCAGAACGAATTCCTATCCAGTCCCAACCAACCCTGCCGTTAGATGGGAGCCTGAGGCCCCACGTGGGGGGAAATCGGGGACCCCCGGCGCGCCGACGGGCAGGGAAGCTGCTGGATGGGAGTTTGCGGGAGTTGACTCTCCGGTTGGGCGGCTGAAAGCTGGAGGGGCCAAGACTGACAGGCACAGCGGGGCGGGCTGGAGGCGCAGCGGGGGCTACCAGGGGACCCGCGGCCTCAGGTCGGCGGCTGGGACGCACGCTCAGTGCGGGGCTTCGCTCGCAGCTCGTGGCCGAGCACGTGAAGGCGGCCGGCGCCATCTCCGCGGAGCTGGAGGCCACCACCCTGCGAATCTGCACGCGGGCGCTCGGCCTCTTCGTGCCCAGGTGCGGACGCATCCTCAGTAGGGGAGCGACCTGGCCGGGTGTGCTCtgcaggtgggagggaggagtCTGCGTAGGGACCTGATTGGGAGGGTGGACCCAGGGTCATCGCGCAGCTAGGGAGGGTCCCCAAAGGCTCTGTGTATCCCGCCCCAGGTTTGAAAAGGCTTTTCTGGCGTCGGAGGCGGTGAGCGAGCCGCACCTGGGCGCCTACATCAACGCCTGCGAGGAGCTCAGGTAGGGCTCGCCCGCTCCTGTGCAGGCGCGGCGTGGCCAGCAGGGGGCGCGCGAGCGCCGGGAACCTGGATGGAGGGGAGTGCGCGCGCGTGGAGGGGGCAGAAGtgaggagtgtgtgtg harbors:
- the EXOC3L4 gene encoding exocyst complex component 3-like protein 4 isoform X1; this translates as MQHVPNRSLHNTPALLGASPHAKHEGAPGRERRVEAGTDGTLKCGSSPNQAGSLNPGAGGSRRPVARAGLISSINHLTVSPSSGSIQLLSRLWEPQGSSPAAKMPSPQTDTPGPELQSPKEAEEPQTPAQGSRRTSSRKEPNAHCKDGTRLGLGSLRQAFSRASQRALTQVSKEDTGLFRRSSCSLFRSFRQALDEGPATGHSQATPEVPSGVLNGVSQQASTGAASEGLNPEAEGKSVADLITERQLLAAFEQLLRLETLLVAEKASRTFEQDPTAFARRAMDVCLHYDGLAAEIGAIVRETLDSDGVDAAALAELARVVSAEEKAHPSPPDDGDFLRTPRRWRQHWEEAVRRSAQERVRRPGAGWAFGEAEGASGLAQFLAELGSLVRRDLQKVRQEVQPAYAEAGFPAWEVYLRAFHSAVAQRLQELARDARGCEQLYILLDWAANVYGSPDFLGAPGLALPAEPLPPLLAPDVWARLESDYTSFLEAKIASCFDSILQLEQSHWAAAEVPEVLQGLYQAPLSMDVHMLVAEHVKAAGAISAELEATTLRICTRALGLFVPRFEKAFLASEAVSEPHLGAYINACEELRTSLLSRFPGTQEELEKPLVTATCSFQKHLLQGLQRELQPLFRVVCTRDWLTQDWLHPLMDKVVTFAGHLQRVARPRAQETLQEVHRFVVREYLARALRPRERFRGMERMHGSQKMSLDAQAISDTFQGLGSEATWLDQAIQCVAEILGETYKDDIQRHLETLIRSYPDIRRDHILAILALRRLGRRRNQHLLQHTQDLLRAAAGVAGAEAPRGHVLFEEIKVPSAMAVLITCV
- the EXOC3L4 gene encoding exocyst complex component 3-like protein 4 isoform X2; translated protein: MAMISHRVALATALRPHTSSAGSVTPREEGGLPWGSLHSLLSQSSQAFWAEGGSPAAKMPSPQTDTPGPELQSPKEAEEPQTPAQGSRRTSSRKEPNAHCKDGTRLGLGSLRQAFSRASQRALTQVSKEDTGLFRRSSCSLFRSFRQALDEGPATGHSQATPEVPSGVLNGVSQQASTGAASEGLNPEAEGKSVADLITERQLLAAFEQLLRLETLLVAEKASRTFEQDPTAFARRAMDVCLHYDGLAAEIGAIVRETLDSDGVDAAALAELARVVSAEEKAHPSPPDDGDFLRTPRRWRQHWEEAVRRSAQERVRRPGAGWAFGEAEGASGLAQFLAELGSLVRRDLQKVRQEVQPAYAEAGFPAWEVYLRAFHSAVAQRLQELARDARGCEQLYILLDWAANVYGSPDFLGAPGLALPAEPLPPLLAPDVWARLESDYTSFLEAKIASCFDSILQLEQSHWAAAEVPEVLQGLYQAPLSMDVHMLVAEHVKAAGAISAELEATTLRICTRALGLFVPRFEKAFLASEAVSEPHLGAYINACEELRTSLLSRFPGTQEELEKPLVTATCSFQKHLLQGLQRELQPLFRVVCTRDWLTQDWLHPLMDKVVTFAGHLQRVARPRAQETLQEVHRFVVREYLARALRPRERFRGMERMHGSQKMSLDAQAISDTFQGLGSEATWLDQAIQCVAEILGETYKDDIQRHLETLIRSYPDIRRDHILAILALRRLGRRRNQHLLQHTQDLLRAAAGVAGAEAPRGHVLFEEIKVPSAMAVLITCV
- the EXOC3L4 gene encoding exocyst complex component 3-like protein 4 isoform X3 gives rise to the protein MPSPQTDTPGPELQSPKEAEEPQTPAQGSRRTSSRKEPNAHCKDGTRLGLGSLRQAFSRASQRALTQVSKEDTGLFRRSSCSLFRSFRQALDEGPATGHSQATPEVPSGVLNGVSQQASTGAASEGLNPEAEGKSVADLITERQLLAAFEQLLRLETLLVAEKASRTFEQDPTAFARRAMDVCLHYDGLAAEIGAIVRETLDSDGVDAAALAELARVVSAEEKAHPSPPDDGDFLRTPRRWRQHWEEAVRRSAQERVRRPGAGWAFGEAEGASGLAQFLAELGSLVRRDLQKVRQEVQPAYAEAGFPAWEVYLRAFHSAVAQRLQELARDARGCEQLYILLDWAANVYGSPDFLGAPGLALPAEPLPPLLAPDVWARLESDYTSFLEAKIASCFDSILQLEQSHWAAAEVPEVLQGLYQAPLSMDVHMLVAEHVKAAGAISAELEATTLRICTRALGLFVPRFEKAFLASEAVSEPHLGAYINACEELRTSLLSRFPGTQEELEKPLVTATCSFQKHLLQGLQRELQPLFRVVCTRDWLTQDWLHPLMDKVVTFAGHLQRVARPRAQETLQEVHRFVVREYLARALRPRERFRGMERMHGSQKMSLDAQAISDTFQGLGSEATWLDQAIQCVAEILGETYKDDIQRHLETLIRSYPDIRRDHILAILALRRLGRRRNQHLLQHTQDLLRAAAGVAGAEAPRGHVLFEEIKVPSAMAVLITCV